Part of the Desulfatiglans sp. genome is shown below.
AGATCGTTTTTTTGAGGCAATATTTGATGGTTACGAGATTCTTGAAGATAGTATAAAAAACATTGTGATAGTACCTGATAAAATAAAAGATATAGCTGCTGACTTTTACTATATAAAACAAGAATTTTTAGAAAATAGTGTCCTTTCAAATACCCAAAAGTTTTTAATAAGAAATAAAACGCCACTTAAGAGTTCCACAATTTAATCTGAGTTCTTTAAATCGAAACCCCCTATAATTTTTATTTTCTATAAAAATATTTATCTTATAATAAATTATTTTATTT
Proteins encoded:
- a CDS encoding type II toxin-antitoxin system RnlB family antitoxin is translated as MKKHIQKLSNMKNYYKIKKTNFKQYPYIVFSTCYINPMDQKEDIEKELKKNKVQGKILFDLLLSHGNTPDRFFEAIFDGYEILEDSIKNIVIVPDKIKDIAADFYYIKQEFLENSVLSNTQKFLIRNKTPLKSSTI